The Calothrix sp. PCC 7507 DNA segment AAAAGTTTCAAAAAGATTCCTGGCATTGGCAAAATTAAAGTATTGCTGAATTGTGTGTATAACGTGAGTGCAGAAAGTTTAGAAATTGCCAGGGCTATCTTCCAGACTGGGAAAGTTGCCTTTGAAAGTGGGCAATATCGAGAAGCCGTAGAAAATCTAGAAAAGGCCAGCACCCTTGTGGCACGTAATTCTCGCCTTGGGGGTGAAGTGCAACTTTGGCTGGTGACAGCTTATGAAGCTGCTGGGAGAACAGAAGATGCGATCGCCCTTTGCCAACAACTCAAACGCCATCCCTATTCCGAAACCAGCAAACAAGCGCGGCGGTTAGTCTACATCTTACAAGCGCCTAAACTGCAAAGACCTAGCGAGTGGATGACGGAAATCCCCGATTTAGGTGCATTGTCTGATAACGAATCCAAAATTCGCATAGCTGCTAAACCTCGTAACTCTTCTGGGATAAAAAAGCCTACTGAACCAGAATTTCTTGACCTCAGTCAGGTCAATACCAGCGATAATCGCTTTATCTGGCTGGCGCTAATTGTCATTAGTTTGACGCTTTTGTACTTAGCTTGGTTAAGTAACAACAGTGTCACAAGTTAAATCAGTTAATAAATTGATAACTGTTAACTGTTAACTGTTAACTGTTTTGGAGATTTAGAGTAATGAATTCGTCGCATTTAGGAAAGATTTTAGTGTCATCCCTCAAAACATGGGGCTTTGTGCTGGCAAAATTACAATTTCTCAGCATCTTGAATCCTCAAAACCTGATTAATCGGTGCTTATCTCTCCCAACGAACACAGGTGCAGCAAAAATCCCTAAACCCACAGTCTGGCTGATAGTATTAGCATCCCTGTTGCTATCTGGTTGCGTTAAATATGACGTGGGAGTGAATTTTAGCAACTCAAATCGTGGCGAAATAGTACAGCATATTAAGTTGGGAGAACGGCTCACCAGTTTTAGTGGTGACTATGTGTATGAATGGTTAAATAGCATCGAGCGTCGCGCCCGCAAACTAGAAGGTAAAGCGCAGCGGGTTTCTCCAGAAGAAATTATTGTAACCATTCCTTTTACTAATGGTGAGGAATTACAAACAAAATTCAACGAGTTTTTTAACTCTCGTGTCAATCAAAAAGCTGAGTCAGTAGAAAGTGGATCTGATTCCGAACTACCGAAAATTGAATCAAATTTACACTTAGAGCAGAACAATTTTTTACTTTTAGTCAAGAATCGGTTGATTTATGATTTAGATTTGCGATCGCTCTCTGTGATTGCTAGCAAAGGTAACGTCCTAGCAAATCCCGGCTCGATTCTCGATTTAGAATTTAGCTTACAAGCCCCTTGGGGTGTCAGTAATATTGCGATCGCTGAAGATGCAATTGAGCCAGAAAAGAGCAACAATCAGCTAGTATGGCAGTTAAGACCTGGTGAACTTAACCACATAGAAGCTACCTTCTGGCTTCCCAGTCCCCTAGGTATTGGTGCTTTGTTAATTGTCTTGTTTGTCTGGGGAGGACTGTATCTCAGATATACTTTCATGCCAGATCCCAGAATTCAATTTGGGCATAAAGTAGCAGTCACAGAGTAGTGCTGAGTGCTGAGTAAAAAGAACATACTCAGCACTCATAACTCACCACTCATTAAGGAGACAACCGCTCAATTTTCCAACTACCATCATCCAAGTGACTATAAAGTAAGCGATCGTGCAGACGACTGGAGCGTCCTTGCCAAAACTCAATCTCTGTAGGGATAATTCGCAAGCCTCCCCAATGCGTCGGGCGGGGAATCTCCTGATTTGCATACTGGCTTTGGAATTCTTGCAACCGTTGCTCTAAAAATTCCCGGCTGCCAATTACCTCACTTTGATTAGATGCCCACGCGCCCAGCCGACTATTCTGAGGACGACTGGAAAAATACTGATCCGACTCGTTTTCAGAAGCTTTCTCCACACGCCCTGCAATCCGCACTTGGCGTTCCAATTCAGCCCACCAAAAAACCAGCGCTGCTTGGGGATTTTCTGCCAATTCTTGTCCTTTGCGACTGTTGTAGTTGGTGAAAAAGACAAATCCTCGTTCATCAAAATCTTTTAGCAACACCATTCTCGCCGAAGGTTTACCGTCTGGTGTGGCAGTGGCGATAGTCATGGCGTTGGGTTCAGGAAGTTGGGCTGCTAGTGCCTGAGCAAACCACCTTTTAAATTGTATAAATGGGTTGGGATCAGCCTCAATTTCGCTCAAATCTTGTAAAGTGTAGTCTTTGCGAAGGTCGGCTATATTTTTATCCACCGTAGTTTGCTCCCTTATAATCAGATACGCTTATACACGTCTTTGTCAAAAATATTTATGATGATGATCAGTGCCAACACCAGTTGAGCAAATTCTTTCAACAAGTTGCGGCGATGCGTCCCCCACCATACCGTAGCAAGATTCTACAAGGTAATTTGTCATTTGTTATTTGTCATTTGTGAAGAGTCAAGGGTCAAGAGTTAAGAGTCAAGGTTATTGTCTTCCTCATCCTCCTGCCCCCTTGCCCTGAGCGAAGTCGTTCGCGTAGCGTCTCGCAGAGAAGGGCTGCACCCAGTCCCCAGTTCAATGATGTCTCGAAAACAGATTGCATCAGATGCGCCGTTCAGCCTCCCTTCAACGTTTGTTAATATATGGTCTGAGCGGTCCAATGATCGCTCTCAATGTCTGGCTGCTATCCGTATTTTTCAACTATTTCAAGCATCCTATTACAATCCTCAGCATTGCGGCAATTCTAGCTTTTTTACTAAATTACCCCGTTAAATTCTTTAAACGGGCGCGGATCAGCCATACTCAGGCAGTGATCACCGTTTTGTTCATAACTTTAACGCTGTTTGTTGTGTTGGGCGTTACGTTAGTGCCGATGTTAATTGACCAAAGCATCCAACTGTTAGAGAAGATTCCTAATTGGTTAGCCGCCAGTCGCAGCAACCTAGAGCAGTTTGAGAATTTGGCCAAACAGCGGCGTTTGCCCCTTGATTTGAGCGTAGTTAGCAATCAAATCAATGCCAACATTCAGAATGTGGTACAGCAGTTCGCCTCTGGTGCGGTGGGATTTGCCGGAACGCTGTTAACAGGATTAATCAACTTTGTGTTAGTGTTCGTGCTGGCATTTTATATGCTTTTATATGGCGATCGCGTCTGGTATGGCTTAGTCAATCTCTTGCCAGAGAAACTGAGAGCTCCTTTAACCAGATCCTTAAGGCTCAATTTCCAGAACTTTTTCCTCAGCCAGTTGTTGCTAGGATTATTTATGGTGGTTAGCCTAACGCCAATTTTCTTAGTGATGAGAGTGCCCTTTGCCCTCTTGTTTGCCATCTTAATCGGCATCTCTGAACTTATTCCCTTTATTGGCTCAACCCTCGGCATTGGACTAGTAACAATGTTGGTATTGCTACAAAATTGGTGGTTAGCAGTTCAAGTAGCCCTGGTAGCAATACTTTTACAGCAGATCAAAGATAACCTTTTAGGTCCTAAGTTACTTAGTGATGCGATCGGACTTAATCCCATCTGGATTTTTGTTGCTATTTTAATGGGATTCGAGATCGCCGGGTTATTGGGGACAATGGTTGCTGTGCCGATCGCTGGTACTATTAAAGGCACTTTTGATGCAATCAGGAGCCGTAATCCAGGTGATTTTGTATCACCCTTTACTATTACTAATGATTTGTCTGTCGATGACGATAGATAGGGCAATCGGATCTGGGAACTAGAAATAATTTTCCCCATCCCAAAATTAAGACAATATTGAACTACTAGTATATGCTTAGATTTTTTGTATAAAATAGTATATTAATTTATAGTTACATCTGGTAATTATACAATTGACGCTAAGAGTTGCAAGACTTTTTTTTGTCAAAATGTCTAAAATCCAAACTTGCACAATCAGAAATCACAATTCACAATGAGATTGAATACAAATCTCCATGAGTCATTCAGTAAAATTTATTACGTATCTTTTGAGTTCCAATGAAACAAGTAAACTTTGTCTTAGTTTTTATTATTTGTTTAGCCTTGGCTCTATTTTCGATAGAAAACACTGAACTAAGTACAATTCATATTGTGCCTGGTGTACAAGTGCAAGCACCCATAGCAGTTGAGTTACTTTTGGCAATCGGGTTAGGTGCAGTTTTCGCGTGGCTATTTAGCATCTGGACACACTTACAGCGACAGCTAGTATCTAGCCAACAACTGCGCCAAAAAAACGTCCAAATTCAAGAACTAGAGAGTAAGGTAAAACAGTATCAAGCGGACATTCAATCATTACAACCTATATTGCCACCAGCAGCTGATGCCTAAACAAACACAGCACGAGCGATATCTCACAACAAGTCACTCTGCATCTACACTAAATAAGTCTGCTGTTCAATCCACGCCTTTTGACTAAATTACATGGATGCTTCCGAGCTATTAGAAACAATTACACACCTCATTCACCAGGCTGAAAGAGGAGAAATTGATCCTTGGGACGTCCAGGTAATTGAGGTGATTGACCATTACTTGGAACTAATGGCACCAGAGGCAACAGCCAGAGGCTATGAAGCTGATTTGTCTCAATCTGGACAGGCTTTTTTATCAGCATCGATGCTAGTGTTATTCAAGGCCAACACATTGATGCAATTACAATCAGCGATCGATGAGCCAGAATCCATACTAGATGATGCACTACTAGAAAACGAAAACGGGGTATTACATCAGGGTCATCGCTTGCAACTAGAAAAACACCTGCGTCGCCGCCCAGCAGCAATGCCACCACCTAAACGCCGTGTGACTCTGCAAGAGTTAATTGACCAATTGCAGATCATGGCAAACCAGCTAAAACTAGTACAAAAAGAAAGTAAACCTACCCGTCCTCGACGTCAGCCTAGCGTCCAAACTATGCGGGCAGCGCTAGAATTGGCTCATCAAGAAAATCTCACGGAAGTAGCTGGGGAACTAGAGCAGGTGTTGCAGCTTTCGGCAACAAAGCTACATTTGGATCAAAATTGGTTAAATTTGGAACAACTTGTGGAATTGTGGACTCAAAGCAAACATCCATACCAAGATTTATCTGCCCATGAGTCAGAACATAGCCACATAGTAAGTGTCTTCTGGGCACTACTACTACTTTCGGCTCAATCCAAAGTAGAGCTATTTCAAGAGGAATTTTACCAAGAGATCAAGGTTCGGCTACTTACATGGGAACAGCCCATGAACTAAGGGACTGGGGACTGGGGACTGGGGAGGATGAGGAAGACAATAACCTTGACCCTTGACCCTTAACAAATGACCAATGACCAATGACCAATGACAAATTAATAATTTACAGACTTTTACTTCAGCAAACCCCAAAATCTGAGTAAATTGTAAAGATAACCAATAGAGTATTTACAACAATCAGTAAATTCTCGTGATCCGTGCTATTGGGGATGACTGAGAATAAAAACCAACCGATGATTAAATATAACTTGATGAAAGTAAACTGGCTTGTGGTTGAGGAATAAACTTTTATGAAGGCGATGATTCTCGCGGCGGGCAAAGGTACTCGCGTGCGTCCGATTACTTATACAATTCCCAAACCCATGATTCCTATCCTGCAAAAGCCAGTGATGGAATTTTTACTAGAACTGTTACGTCAACACGGCTTTGACCAGATTATGGTCAACGTTAGCCATTTGGCGGAGGAAATTGAAAACTATTTCCGTGATGGTCAAAGGTTTGGCGTCCAGATTGCTTATTCTTTTGAAGGGAAAATTGATGACGACGGCAAACTGGTGGGTGAAGCCATCGGTTCTGCTGGCGGGATGCGCCGTATCCAGGACTTCTCACCGTTTTTTGACGATACATTCGTGGTGTTGTGCGGTGATGCTTTGATTGACCTGGATTTGTCAGCAGCGGTCAAGTGGCATAGATCAAAAGGGTCAATTGCTACTATTATTACGAAATCTGTTCCTCGGGACGAAGTTTCTAGCTATGGTGTTGTAGTCACCGATGATGATGGGCGCATCAAGGCTTTCCAAGAAAAACCCTCAACCAATGAAGCCCTGAGTACTAACATCAATACGGGTATTTACATCTTTGAGCCGGAGGTATTTAACTACATTCCTTCCGGTATAGAGTATGACATCGGTGGACAGTTGTTCCCCAAATTGGTAGAAATCGGTGCCCCTTTCTACGCCATCCCTATGGACTTTGAATGGGTAGATATTGGTAAAGTACCAGATTACTGGCGGGCAATTCGTGGTGTGCTACTAGGTGAAATCAAAAATGTGCAAATTCCTGGCCATGAAGTTGCCCCAGGTATTTTTACTGGCTTAAATGTAGCCGTGAATTGGGACAAAGTGGATATCACAGGGCCAGTTTACATCGGTGGTATGACCAGAATTGAAGACGGAGCTAAAATTGTCGGTCCAGCGATGATTGGCCCCAATTGTTGGATTTGTAGTGGTGCAACAGTAGATAATAGCGTCATTTTTGAATGGTCACGCCTGGGGCCAGGAGTACGCCTAGTTGATAAACTGGTGTTTGGGCGTTATTGCGTAGATAAAACTGGGGCCACCATCGATGTCCAAGCAGCAGCTTTAGACTGGTTGATTACTGATGCTCGGCAAGCACCACCAGACCATACCCCATTAGAGCGACAAGCGATCGCAGAATTGTTGGGCACTAACGGAAGTTAGTCAAAGGTCAACCCTTCGGCTACGCTCAGGGCAAGAGGTCAAAGGTCAAAAGTCAATATCTTCACTTCTTGACTCTTGACTCTTGACTCTTGACTCTAACTATTCAAATACGTATATCTTCTGAGACTCTGCTCATAAGTTTGCAGCAGTCGCTGAGATTCTGCCAGGGTGATACGCTTTTCTTCCAAAGCGTGTTCACAGCGTTGGCGAATCCTTTCCACCATGTCCTCAGAGTCATACTGTACGTAGCTCACTACTTCACTCATGGTATCACCTTTGACCACATGTTCAATCTGGTAGCCCTTGGGCGTCAATTGGATGTGAACAGCGTTGGTGTCGCCAAACAGGTTGTGCAAGTTGCCCATGATTTCCTGGTAGGCTCCACTAAGGAACATTCCTAGATAGTAGGGTTCTCCTGGCTGGAAGGTGTGCAGTTCTAAAACAGATTTGACATCTCGCAGGTCAATAAAACGGTCAATTTTGCCATCACTATCGCAGGTTAAGTCTGCTAAAATTCCCCGTCGTGTTGGTTCTTCACCTAGGCGGTGAATGGGCATGATGGGAAATAGCTGGTCGATCGCCCAGCAATCTGGTGCTGATTGAAACACGGAAAGATTGATGTAGTAGATGGAAGCCATGATTTTCTCTAGGTCTTCCAGTTCATCAGGTACATATTCTTGCTGTCTAGTAATTTCCAGAATTTTTTGACAACAAGCCCAGTAGAGGCGTTCAGCTTTGGCGCGTTCTCTGAGGCGCAAAATTCCCAAGTTGAAGCGGCTGATTGCCTCTTCTTTAAATTGGGCTGCGTCGTGATAAAGCTCTTGATAGTTCTCTTGGTTAATCGATTGGTAAGATTCCCACAGGTAATTAATAATTGGAGATTCTCCTTCCTGTGGGGGTTCTGGGGGATTTAGGGGGACATCGCTGGTACTGAGGATATCAAAAATCAGTACTGATTGATGGGAGGCGATCGCCCGTCCACTTTCGCTAATCAGTGTAGGTACGGGTATTTGCCGCTCTGCACAGGTATCTTTTAACTCTGCCACGATATCGTTAGCATAGTTTTGCATGTTGTAGTTTTTCGAGGCGTAGAAATTTGTTTGGGAACCATCGTAATCTACACCCAAGCCACCGCCAACATCGAGATATTTCATGTCTGCCCCCAGCATGGCCAACTCTACATAGATTCTGCTGGCTTCTTGGATGGCATCTTTAATGACATTAATGGCTGAGATTTGTGAGCCAATATGAAAATGCAACAACTGCAAAGCATCGAGTAAGTCGGCATCACGTAACTTATCAATGGCCTCGATTACTTCCGGCATTGTCAGACCAAATTTAGCGCGATCGCCACTGGAGGTTCCCCAGCGTCCCATACCTTGGGTACTGAGTTTAGCACGAACTCCCAAGATGGGCTTAATACCCAACTGGCGGTGAGCCGCAATTACTAGATCGACCTCCTCAATCTGTTCTAGGACGATAATT contains these protein-coding regions:
- a CDS encoding tetratricopeptide repeat protein translates to MSAESLEIARAIFQTGKVAFESGQYREAVENLEKASTLVARNSRLGGEVQLWLVTAYEAAGRTEDAIALCQQLKRHPYSETSKQARRLVYILQAPKLQRPSEWMTEIPDLGALSDNESKIRIAAKPRNSSGIKKPTEPEFLDLSQVNTSDNRFIWLALIVISLTLLYLAWLSNNSVTS
- a CDS encoding DUF3153 domain-containing protein, which encodes MNSSHLGKILVSSLKTWGFVLAKLQFLSILNPQNLINRCLSLPTNTGAAKIPKPTVWLIVLASLLLSGCVKYDVGVNFSNSNRGEIVQHIKLGERLTSFSGDYVYEWLNSIERRARKLEGKAQRVSPEEIIVTIPFTNGEELQTKFNEFFNSRVNQKAESVESGSDSELPKIESNLHLEQNNFLLLVKNRLIYDLDLRSLSVIASKGNVLANPGSILDLEFSLQAPWGVSNIAIAEDAIEPEKSNNQLVWQLRPGELNHIEATFWLPSPLGIGALLIVLFVWGGLYLRYTFMPDPRIQFGHKVAVTE
- the pdxH gene encoding pyridoxamine 5'-phosphate oxidase; the protein is MDKNIADLRKDYTLQDLSEIEADPNPFIQFKRWFAQALAAQLPEPNAMTIATATPDGKPSARMVLLKDFDERGFVFFTNYNSRKGQELAENPQAALVFWWAELERQVRIAGRVEKASENESDQYFSSRPQNSRLGAWASNQSEVIGSREFLEQRLQEFQSQYANQEIPRPTHWGGLRIIPTEIEFWQGRSSRLHDRLLYSHLDDGSWKIERLSP
- a CDS encoding AI-2E family transporter; this translates as MRRSASLQRLLIYGLSGPMIALNVWLLSVFFNYFKHPITILSIAAILAFLLNYPVKFFKRARISHTQAVITVLFITLTLFVVLGVTLVPMLIDQSIQLLEKIPNWLAASRSNLEQFENLAKQRRLPLDLSVVSNQINANIQNVVQQFASGAVGFAGTLLTGLINFVLVFVLAFYMLLYGDRVWYGLVNLLPEKLRAPLTRSLRLNFQNFFLSQLLLGLFMVVSLTPIFLVMRVPFALLFAILIGISELIPFIGSTLGIGLVTMLVLLQNWWLAVQVALVAILLQQIKDNLLGPKLLSDAIGLNPIWIFVAILMGFEIAGLLGTMVAVPIAGTIKGTFDAIRSRNPGDFVSPFTITNDLSVDDDR
- a CDS encoding lipopolysaccharide assembly protein LapA domain-containing protein; the encoded protein is MKQVNFVLVFIICLALALFSIENTELSTIHIVPGVQVQAPIAVELLLAIGLGAVFAWLFSIWTHLQRQLVSSQQLRQKNVQIQELESKVKQYQADIQSLQPILPPAADA
- a CDS encoding segregation/condensation protein A, which produces MDASELLETITHLIHQAERGEIDPWDVQVIEVIDHYLELMAPEATARGYEADLSQSGQAFLSASMLVLFKANTLMQLQSAIDEPESILDDALLENENGVLHQGHRLQLEKHLRRRPAAMPPPKRRVTLQELIDQLQIMANQLKLVQKESKPTRPRRQPSVQTMRAALELAHQENLTEVAGELEQVLQLSATKLHLDQNWLNLEQLVELWTQSKHPYQDLSAHESEHSHIVSVFWALLLLSAQSKVELFQEEFYQEIKVRLLTWEQPMN
- a CDS encoding sugar phosphate nucleotidyltransferase, encoding MKAMILAAGKGTRVRPITYTIPKPMIPILQKPVMEFLLELLRQHGFDQIMVNVSHLAEEIENYFRDGQRFGVQIAYSFEGKIDDDGKLVGEAIGSAGGMRRIQDFSPFFDDTFVVLCGDALIDLDLSAAVKWHRSKGSIATIITKSVPRDEVSSYGVVVTDDDGRIKAFQEKPSTNEALSTNINTGIYIFEPEVFNYIPSGIEYDIGGQLFPKLVEIGAPFYAIPMDFEWVDIGKVPDYWRAIRGVLLGEIKNVQIPGHEVAPGIFTGLNVAVNWDKVDITGPVYIGGMTRIEDGAKIVGPAMIGPNCWICSGATVDNSVIFEWSRLGPGVRLVDKLVFGRYCVDKTGATIDVQAAALDWLITDARQAPPDHTPLERQAIAELLGTNGS
- the speA gene encoding biosynthetic arginine decarboxylase; protein product: MGVESTATSDEVVKLSSSGHKAEVKSHKQKKLLPPSTTTEDLSRAWKIEDSEALYRIEGWGQPYFSISAAGHVTVSPKGERGGSLDLFELVNSLKQRNLGLPMLIRFSDILEDRIERLNACFAKAIARYSYPGVYRGVFPVKCNQQRHLIEDLVKFGKPHQFGLEAGSKPELMIALAVLDTPGALLICNGYKDQEYIETAMLAQRLGQTPIIVLEQIEEVDLVIAAHRQLGIKPILGVRAKLSTQGMGRWGTSSGDRAKFGLTMPEVIEAIDKLRDADLLDALQLLHFHIGSQISAINVIKDAIQEASRIYVELAMLGADMKYLDVGGGLGVDYDGSQTNFYASKNYNMQNYANDIVAELKDTCAERQIPVPTLISESGRAIASHQSVLIFDILSTSDVPLNPPEPPQEGESPIINYLWESYQSINQENYQELYHDAAQFKEEAISRFNLGILRLRERAKAERLYWACCQKILEITRQQEYVPDELEDLEKIMASIYYINLSVFQSAPDCWAIDQLFPIMPIHRLGEEPTRRGILADLTCDSDGKIDRFIDLRDVKSVLELHTFQPGEPYYLGMFLSGAYQEIMGNLHNLFGDTNAVHIQLTPKGYQIEHVVKGDTMSEVVSYVQYDSEDMVERIRQRCEHALEEKRITLAESQRLLQTYEQSLRRYTYLNS